One region of Pseudobdellovibrionaceae bacterium genomic DNA includes:
- the rpsJ gene encoding 30S ribosomal protein S10 — MQSQKIRIRLKAFDHKLLDQSTKEIVETARRTGARVAGPIPLPTRINRYTVLRSPHVDKKSREQFEIRTHKRMLDILEPTQQTIDQLMKLDLSAGVDVEIKLSAV, encoded by the coding sequence ATGCAAAGTCAGAAAATTCGCATTCGCCTGAAAGCTTTTGACCATAAACTTCTGGATCAATCGACGAAAGAAATCGTTGAGACCGCACGTCGCACAGGCGCGCGTGTTGCGGGTCCGATTCCGCTTCCCACACGCATTAACCGTTACACGGTTCTGCGTTCGCCCCACGTTGATAAGAAGTCGCGCGAGCAGTTCGAGATCCGGACTCACAAGCGCATGTTGGATATTTTGGAACCCACTCAACAGACGATCGACCAACTGATGAAGTTGGACCTGTCGGCTGGCGTGGACGTTGAAATTAAACTGTCGGCCGTATAG
- the rpsG gene encoding 30S ribosomal protein S7 → MSRRKKTFKREVIPDPVYKDIVIAKFINKMMLQGRKAIAQKMFYGALDELKDKVAGEEPVAVLKKALENCKPSLEVRSRRVGGATYQVPVDVRPSRRLALSMRWLIEYSRARGEKDFSKRLAGEILDAYNNRGNAIKKREDVHRMAEANKAFSHYNW, encoded by the coding sequence ATGTCACGTCGTAAAAAGACATTTAAACGCGAAGTCATTCCAGATCCCGTCTACAAAGACATCGTGATCGCGAAATTCATCAACAAGATGATGCTGCAAGGTCGCAAGGCGATCGCTCAGAAGATGTTCTACGGAGCATTGGATGAACTGAAAGACAAAGTGGCTGGCGAAGAGCCCGTTGCGGTCCTCAAGAAAGCTCTTGAGAACTGTAAGCCCTCGCTGGAAGTCCGCAGCCGCCGCGTTGGTGGTGCGACTTACCAAGTTCCCGTTGACGTTCGTCCCTCGCGCCGTCTGGCGCTGTCGATGCGTTGGCTGATCGAGTACTCGCGTGCTCGTGGCGAAAAAGACTTCTCGAAGCGCCTGGCCGGCGAAATCCTCGACGCTTACAACAATCGCGGTAACGCGATCAAAAAGCGCGAAGATGTTCACCGTATGGCGGAAGCGAACAAGGCTTTCTCGCACTACAACTGGTAA
- the fusA gene encoding elongation factor G, with protein MSAADPQTVEELRWTRNIGIMAHIDAGKTTTTERILYYSGKSHKIGEVHDGAATMDWMEQEQERGITITAAATTLQWREHRINVIDTPGHVDFTIEVERSLRVLDGAVAVFDGVNGVEPQSETVWRQGDKHKVPRICFINKMDRVGADFWMSVGTIKDKLNAEPLPIQMPIGSEDAFVGLVDLIANEALIWESSDKDKGEKFTRGPIPADMAEEVALTRAKTIERIGDFDDAIMEKLIEGKDVTPEELKGALRKGVLAMKVFPVLCGAAFKNKGVQPLLDAVIDYLPSPLDVPDVVGHDPEKPEKEIVCKTNFDDPAVGLAFKIATDPFAGSLTYVRVYSGTMKVGDQVYNPRTEKKERVQKIVRMHANSRQEITELKAGDIGAIVGLKFTGTGDTLCESKKNVVLESIVPPEPVISVAVEAKSSADQDKMMAGLEKLVKEDPSARLRMDPETGQTLLSGMGELHLEILVDRLLREHKVQANVGKPQVSYREAIQGSADAEHVYERLIAGEEQFAAVRVKVEGLERGAGIQLVNLIPKATPPLPLAITKAIESGARETAEVGPLASYPMIDMKITLLSATMRDEKSASEMAFKAAASLALRDAVKKTQVQLLEPIFKVEVTSPDSFVGGVVGDVNSRRGRVNSINVKSQGTQVIQAEVPLEGLFGYATDLRSLSQGRASFAMDFLEYQAVPTKKREEILGRLGRF; from the coding sequence ATGTCTGCTGCTGATCCGCAAACTGTTGAAGAGCTGCGTTGGACCCGGAATATCGGGATCATGGCGCATATTGATGCCGGTAAGACCACGACGACCGAGCGTATTCTTTATTACTCCGGCAAATCCCACAAAATTGGGGAAGTGCATGATGGCGCGGCCACCATGGACTGGATGGAGCAAGAGCAGGAGCGCGGGATCACGATCACCGCGGCCGCGACGACTCTCCAATGGCGTGAGCACCGGATCAACGTCATCGATACTCCCGGGCACGTGGACTTCACGATCGAAGTCGAGCGTTCGCTGCGCGTGCTCGATGGCGCCGTCGCCGTTTTTGACGGCGTGAACGGCGTCGAGCCCCAGTCGGAAACCGTCTGGCGTCAGGGCGACAAACACAAAGTGCCGCGGATCTGCTTCATCAACAAGATGGACCGGGTCGGCGCCGATTTCTGGATGTCGGTGGGCACGATCAAAGACAAACTCAACGCCGAGCCCCTGCCGATCCAAATGCCGATCGGCTCCGAGGATGCTTTTGTCGGTCTGGTGGATCTGATCGCGAACGAAGCCTTGATTTGGGAATCATCCGACAAAGACAAAGGCGAGAAGTTCACCCGCGGCCCCATTCCTGCCGACATGGCGGAAGAGGTCGCGCTGACCCGCGCGAAGACCATCGAGCGTATCGGCGATTTCGACGATGCCATCATGGAAAAGCTCATTGAGGGCAAAGACGTAACGCCCGAAGAGCTGAAGGGGGCCCTTCGCAAAGGCGTGCTCGCCATGAAGGTGTTCCCGGTTCTTTGCGGGGCGGCCTTCAAAAACAAAGGCGTGCAGCCCTTGCTCGATGCGGTCATCGACTATCTGCCCTCGCCCCTGGACGTACCGGATGTCGTCGGTCACGATCCGGAAAAACCCGAAAAAGAGATCGTCTGCAAAACGAACTTCGACGACCCGGCGGTGGGCCTGGCGTTCAAGATCGCGACCGATCCGTTCGCGGGCTCGCTGACTTACGTGCGCGTGTACTCGGGCACGATGAAAGTCGGCGATCAGGTTTATAACCCCCGGACCGAGAAAAAAGAGCGCGTGCAGAAGATCGTCCGCATGCACGCGAACTCGCGCCAAGAAATCACCGAGCTGAAGGCCGGGGATATCGGCGCGATCGTCGGCTTGAAGTTCACGGGAACGGGCGACACCCTTTGCGAATCGAAAAAGAACGTCGTCCTGGAGTCCATCGTCCCGCCCGAGCCCGTGATTTCGGTCGCGGTCGAGGCGAAAAGCTCCGCCGATCAAGATAAAATGATGGCGGGGCTCGAAAAGCTGGTGAAGGAAGATCCCTCGGCGCGTCTGCGCATGGATCCCGAGACGGGGCAAACTTTGCTCTCGGGCATGGGCGAGCTTCACCTCGAGATTCTGGTGGACCGTCTGCTGCGTGAACACAAAGTCCAAGCGAACGTCGGTAAACCCCAGGTCTCGTACCGCGAGGCGATTCAGGGATCGGCGGACGCCGAGCACGTTTACGAACGTCTGATCGCCGGCGAAGAGCAGTTCGCGGCGGTGCGCGTGAAGGTCGAGGGGCTTGAGCGGGGCGCGGGCATCCAGCTGGTGAACCTGATTCCGAAGGCGACGCCTCCGCTGCCGCTGGCGATCACGAAGGCGATCGAGTCGGGCGCGCGCGAAACGGCCGAGGTCGGACCTTTGGCTTCGTATCCGATGATCGACATGAAGATCACCCTGCTTTCGGCCACGATGCGCGACGAAAAGTCGGCGTCGGAAATGGCGTTCAAGGCGGCGGCTTCGCTGGCGCTCCGGGATGCCGTGAAGAAGACGCAAGTTCAGTTGCTCGAGCCGATCTTCAAGGTCGAGGTCACTTCGCCGGACAGTTTTGTCGGCGGCGTCGTCGGCGATGTGAATTCGCGTCGCGGTCGCGTGAACTCGATCAACGTGAAAAGTCAGGGAACCCAGGTCATCCAGGCCGAGGTGCCGCTCGAAGGGCTTTTCGGTTACGCGACGGATCTGCGCTCGTTGTCGCAGGGGCGTGCCTCTTTCGCGATGGATTTCCTGGAGTACCAAGCGGTGCCCACGAAAAAGCGCGAAGAGATCCTGGGGCGACTCGGCCGATTCTAG
- the rpsL gene encoding 30S ribosomal protein S12: MPTINQLIRKERTVQKNDTKSPALMKCPQRRGVCTRVYTTTPKKPNSALRKVAKVRLSNGYEVISYIPGIGHNLQEHSVVLIRGGRVKDLPGVRYHIVRGVLDLQGVNGRLRARSKYGAKRPKK; the protein is encoded by the coding sequence ATGCCTACGATCAACCAGCTGATCCGCAAAGAGCGGACAGTCCAGAAGAACGATACGAAGTCTCCGGCGCTGATGAAGTGCCCGCAGCGTCGTGGAGTTTGCACTCGTGTTTACACGACAACTCCCAAGAAGCCGAACTCGGCCCTCCGTAAGGTGGCGAAAGTTCGTTTGTCGAACGGATACGAGGTCATCTCGTACATCCCCGGCATCGGTCACAACCTTCAAGAGCACAGCGTGGTCTTGATCCGTGGTGGTCGTGTGAAGGATCTGCCCGGTGTGCGTTACCACATCGTCCGCGGCGTCCTCGACCTGCAAGGTGTGAACGGTCGCTTGCGCGCACGTTCGAAGTACGGCGCGAAACGCCCGAAGAAGTAA